In Paramicrobacterium humi, the genomic stretch CCGCGACGCGCGAGGCCGTCGCCGCGTTCGGTCGCGGCGAGTGCTTCGTCGAGAAGTACCTCGACGAGCCGCGCCACGTCGAGACCCAGTGCCTCGCGGATGCCGGGGGGAACGTCGTCATCGTCTCGACGCGCGACTGCTCGCTGCAGCGTCGTCACCAGAAGCTCGTCGAGGAGGCGCCCGCCCCGTTCATCACCGACGAGCAGAAGCAGAAGCTGTATGACTCCTCGAAAGCCATCCTCAAGGAGGTCGGCTACGTCGGCGCAGGCACGTGCGAGTTCCTCATCGGCAAAGACGGCACCGTCTCGTTCCTCGAGGTCAACACGCGGCTGCAGGTCGAGCACCCCGTGTCCGAAGAGGTCACGGGCATCGACCTCGTGCGCGAGCAGTTCCGCATCGCCGAGGGCGGCGCTCTGGACTACGACGACCCCGAACCGCAGGGCCACTCGTTCGAGTTCCGCATCAACGGCGAGGACCCGGGCCGCAACTTCCTGCCGCAGCCCGGTCCGATCCACGAGTTCCGCACCTTCGGCGGCCCCGGGATCCGCCTGGATTCGGGCGTCACGACCGGTGACGTGATCTCGGGAGCGTTCGACTCGCTGCTCGGCAAGCTCATCGTCTCGGGCAAGGATCGCGAAGAGGCGCTCGAGCGTGCCCGCCGCGCTCTCGACGAGTTCGAGGTCACGGGCATGCCGACCGTGCTTCCCTTCCACCGCAAGATCGTGCGCGACCCCGCATTCACGGCCGAGGACGGGAACTTCGGCGTGTACACGCGCTGGATCGAGACGGAGTTCGACAACGACATCGAGCCGTGGGACGGCGAACTCAGCGACGCCGCGCCCGCCGACGAGCGCCACAACGTCGTCGTCGAGGTCTCAGGCAAGCGCATCGAGGTGAGCCTTCCCTCGCGCATCCTGCCGACGACGGGCGGCACCTCCCGCGTCGCCCCGACGGCACCGCGCCGTGGCGGACATGCGAAGGCGGTCGCGTCGTCGAGCGGGAACGACATCAACTCGCCCATGCAGGCGACCGTCGTGAAGGTCGTCGTCGAGACGGGACAGAAGGTCGTCAAGGGCGACCTGCTGCTCGTGCTCGAGGCGATGAAGATGGAGCAGCCGATCGCCGCGCCGCGCGACGGCGTCGTCTCGGAGATCGACGCGCCCGTCGGACAGACGGTCTCGAGCGGTCACCGCCTGCTCTCCCTCGTCGAGGCGTAGGCGCTTCCCGCCCATCGCGGGAACGGAAGCAGAATCATTTTCGGGAGCCACGACATCGTGGCTCCCGAAAATCGTTCTGCCTCCGTTCTTCCATCGACGCGGCTGTTTGTCGTCCACAGGGCTCTCGCGAGGCCGACAATCCACAAAATATCGCCGGGCGGAGCAGAAGCGGTCGCCCGACGACGAAGATCGGCGTCATGGATCGCGCTGAAGCTCAGGAATTGCTTGTCCGCCGTGCTCACTATGTCGCAAGCGGACGTTCTCACCACGACCTTGCCCAGGGACTGAAGCGAGGGTCTCTCGCACGAGTCGCGCCCGGCGTGTACGCGCCCACCGGAATGTGGGCCTCGCTGTACGGAGAGACGCAGCACGCGCTCCGTGTCTTCGCACAAGCGGAGCGGCTCGGTGACGTCGTCTTCTCGCACCACTCTGCTGCGGCCATCCACGGCTTCAAGATGCTGGGCCCGTGGCCTGAGAAAGTGTGGGTGACGGTTCCGCGGGCACCCGGGAACGGCGGCCGTTCCAGCGGCGCGGTGATCCGACGTATGTCCGACCTCGCCGAGGACGATGTCGTGGAGATCGACGGAGTGCGCGTGACGAGTCCCGCGCGAACCGCTGCCGACCTTGGCCTGCCTGCTGCCGTTCACAGAGGGCGTGGCTCTCGTCGACGCCGTCAGGAGTCGCCGTCGTCCGATCCTCACACTTGACCAGTTGTCGGCCGCCCTCGATGCCCTCGGAAACCGGCACGGCGCCGAAAAGGCTTCGCGGGTGTTCGCTTTCTCGACGGACCTGTCGGATAGCGTGCAGGAGTCGCGCAGCCGCGTGCTCATCTACGAGTTCGGCTTCCCGTGCCCTGTGCTTCAGTATGAGCTCGTATGTGACGGTCGACGGTATCTCGCCGACTTCTGGTGGCCCGTCCAGCGCCACTGGGGTGAGTTCGATGGGCTCGGGAAGTATCTCTCCGCCGAATTCCAGGCAGGCCGCACCCCCGATCAGATCGTCGTCGCCGAGAAGCGGCGAGAAGACGCCATCCGAAGGAACGTCGCGGCCTTCTCCCGCTGGGATGTGCGGGACCTCAACGACCCTGCTCGGTTGTATCGGATCCTCACCGAAGCGGGACTCCCCTGCGAGGGACGTCGGATGCTGCCGAGCTGACTACAGCACGATGTGCATCGCCCGAGCGGCATCCGATATCGAGCCGGTGAGCGACGGGTACACCGTGTACGCGCTCGCCACCTGGTCGACCGTGAGCCGGTGCTCGACGGCGAGCGCGAGGGGGAAGATCAGCTCCGACGCGCGCGGAGCGACGATGACGCCGCCGATGACGGTGCCCGACCCCGTGCGGGCGAAGAGCTTCACGAAGCCGTCGCGCACGCCGATCATCTTCGCGCGCGGATTCGCCGAGAGCGGCAGCTTGTAGATGTTGCCTTGCGCGATTCCCTCTTCGATCTGCTTCTGGTTCCAGCCGACCGTGGCGATCTCGGGCTGCGTGAAGATGTTCGAGGTGATGTTGCGCACCTCGATCGGGGTCACGGCGTCGCCCATCGCGTGGAACACCGCCGTGCGGCCCGACATCGACGCGACCGAGGCGAGCGGGATCTCGGTGGTGCAGTCGCCGACGGCGTAGATGTTCGGGATGGAGGTGCGGGAGACGCGGTTGACGCGGATGTGACCCGAGTCGTCCATCTGCACGCCGGCCTCCTCGAGGCCGACGCCGGCCGTGTTCGGCACGGCGCCGACGGCCATGAGGCAGTGGCTTCCGGTGACGGTGCGCCCGTCGGTGAGCGTCGCGACGACGCCGTCGGCGGTGCGCTCGACCTTCTCGGCGCGTGACTTGTTGAGAACGGTCATGCCGTCGCGCTTGAAGACGCGCTCGATCACGGCAGCGGCATCCGAGTCCTCACCGGGGAGAACCTGATCGCGACTGGAGATGAGCGTCACCTTCGCGCCGAGCACGCAATACGCCGACGCGAACTCGGCGCCCGTGACGCCCGAGCCGACGACGATGAGGTGCTCGGGCAGGCGGTCGAGGGAGTACAGCTGCTTCCAGGTGAGGATGCGCTCCCCGTCGGGCTTCGCGGTGGGCAGCTCGCGAGGGCTTCCGCCGACGGCGACGATGATCGTGTCGACCTCGATGCGGTCGAAGTCGGTTCCGCCGCGGCCCGTGGAGACGATGACCGCGTCGTTTCCGTCGAGCCGGCCCTCACCGTGCACGATGCGCACTCCCGCGTGAACGAGGTTCGCGCGCATGTCCTCCGACTGCTGACGCGCGAGCGAGGTGAGGCGCTTGTTCACCGCCGCGAGGTTCACGGTCACTTCCGGCCGGACCGGCTTCCCCGTCTCCCCCGAGCGGGCGAAGAACTGCACGCCAAGGTCGGCGGCGCCGCCGATCGCCTTCGCGGCCTCGGCCGTGGCGATGAGTCCCTTCGACGGGACGACGTCGGTGATGACCGCAGAGCCCCCGACGCCCACTCGCTCGACGAGTGTGACGTCGGCTCCGAGCTGGGCCGCCGCGAGCGCCGCCTCGTATCCGCCAGGGCCTCCGCCGACAACGGCAACGCGTTGCTTGCGCTCGAACTCATACGCCATATCCCCGAGTCTATCGGCACCGCTTAGACTGATTGAATGCCAGAGATGCACACGAATCCCTTGGATGCCGCGGGAGCTGACCCCTTCGAGGTCGCCGCCGCAGCGGCCGCGGACATCGCCGACAAAAGCGGCGTCGCCCACCACGACATCGCTCTCACGCTCGGCTCCGGCTGGGGCAAGGCGGCCGAACTCATCGGAGAGACGACGGCCACGATCCCCGCGACCGAGATCACCGGATTCTCGAAGCCCGCGCTCGAGGGCCACGTCGGCACGATTCGCTCGATCCTGCTGCCGAACGGCAAGCGCGCCCTCGTGATCGGCGCGCGCACCCACTACTACGAGGGACACGGCGTGCGACGCGTCGTGCACTCGGTGCGCACGGCCGCCGCGACCGGCGCGAAGACGATGATCCTCACGAACGGCGCCGGGGGCATCAAGGAGACGTGGACTCCCGGCACACCCGTGCTGATCAGCGACCACATCAATCTCACCGGCGACTCGCCGCTCGAGGGCGCGACGTTCGTGGATCTCACCGACCTGTACGCGCAGCGCCTGCGCGACATCGCCCACCGCGTCGACCCGTCGCTCGATGAGGGCGTGTACTGCCAGTTCCGCGGTCCGCACTACGAGACGCCCGCCGAAGTGCAGATGGCGAAGACCATCGGCGGTCACATCGTCGGCATGTCGACCGCGCTCGAGGCGATCGCCGCTCGCCAGGCGGGCATGGAGGTGCTGGGCATGTCGCTCATCACGAACCTCGCGGCCGGCATCCAGGCCACCCCGCTCAGCCACGAAGAGGTGATCGAGGCCGGCAGAGCCGCCGAAGCCACGATCAGCCGTCTTCTCGCCTCGATCATCGCGGAGCTCTGATGACAACGCACGAGAACGACCCCATCGTCACGACCGCGCGCGCGTGGCTCGTGCAAGACCCCGACGAGACGACGCGCAGCGAACTCGACACGCTCGTGCGGGACGCCGAGGCCGGAAGCGAGATCGCCCTCGACGAGCTGCAC encodes the following:
- a CDS encoding acetyl/propionyl/methylcrotonyl-CoA carboxylase subunit alpha; protein product: MPRISKVLIANRGEIAVRIIRAARDSGRGSVAVYADQDRDALHVKLADEAYALDGTTSADTYLVIDKILSVARRSGADAVHPGYGFLAENADFARAVIDAGLTWIGPSPKAIEKLGDKVSARHIAEKVGAPLAPGTLNPVSGADEVLAFVDEHGLPVAIKAAFGGGGRGLKVARTRDEVAEQFDSATREAVAAFGRGECFVEKYLDEPRHVETQCLADAGGNVVIVSTRDCSLQRRHQKLVEEAPAPFITDEQKQKLYDSSKAILKEVGYVGAGTCEFLIGKDGTVSFLEVNTRLQVEHPVSEEVTGIDLVREQFRIAEGGALDYDDPEPQGHSFEFRINGEDPGRNFLPQPGPIHEFRTFGGPGIRLDSGVTTGDVISGAFDSLLGKLIVSGKDREEALERARRALDEFEVTGMPTVLPFHRKIVRDPAFTAEDGNFGVYTRWIETEFDNDIEPWDGELSDAAPADERHNVVVEVSGKRIEVSLPSRILPTTGGTSRVAPTAPRRGGHAKAVASSSGNDINSPMQATVVKVVVETGQKVVKGDLLLVLEAMKMEQPIAAPRDGVVSEIDAPVGQTVSSGHRLLSLVEA
- a CDS encoding purine-nucleoside phosphorylase — translated: MPEMHTNPLDAAGADPFEVAAAAAADIADKSGVAHHDIALTLGSGWGKAAELIGETTATIPATEITGFSKPALEGHVGTIRSILLPNGKRALVIGARTHYYEGHGVRRVVHSVRTAAATGAKTMILTNGAGGIKETWTPGTPVLISDHINLTGDSPLEGATFVDLTDLYAQRLRDIAHRVDPSLDEGVYCQFRGPHYETPAEVQMAKTIGGHIVGMSTALEAIAARQAGMEVLGMSLITNLAAGIQATPLSHEEVIEAGRAAEATISRLLASIIAEL
- a CDS encoding NAD(P)H-quinone dehydrogenase, giving the protein MAYEFERKQRVAVVGGGPGGYEAALAAAQLGADVTLVERVGVGGSAVITDVVPSKGLIATAEAAKAIGGAADLGVQFFARSGETGKPVRPEVTVNLAAVNKRLTSLARQQSEDMRANLVHAGVRIVHGEGRLDGNDAVIVSTGRGGTDFDRIEVDTIIVAVGGSPRELPTAKPDGERILTWKQLYSLDRLPEHLIVVGSGVTGAEFASAYCVLGAKVTLISSRDQVLPGEDSDAAAVIERVFKRDGMTVLNKSRAEKVERTADGVVATLTDGRTVTGSHCLMAVGAVPNTAGVGLEEAGVQMDDSGHIRVNRVSRTSIPNIYAVGDCTTEIPLASVASMSGRTAVFHAMGDAVTPIEVRNITSNIFTQPEIATVGWNQKQIEEGIAQGNIYKLPLSANPRAKMIGVRDGFVKLFARTGSGTVIGGVIVAPRASELIFPLALAVEHRLTVDQVASAYTVYPSLTGSISDAARAMHIVL